The Alphaproteobacteria bacterium genome segment ACAAAGACGTCTCCGAGGTTCTCAAACAGGTTTCGCCGATCCCAGCGACCGAGCGGCACCGGCGCTGGCTGCTCAAACGCCATCCGATCGGCGATCCCGGGCCTGACGATTTTCTGTATGTCGAGGATGTCGTGCCGATGCCGCCGCCCGGCGAAATGCTAGTGCGCTGTATTTGGCTGTCGCTCGATCCGTTCCAACGGCTGACCTGGAACGCCACACCGCGCAACGCCCAGATTGTACCGCTCTACGGCACGCTCCTGGGCGATATCGTCGGCGAAGTCGTGCTGTCGAATCACCCCGGTTTCAAGAAGGGCGATATCATCAACGAGGTCCTGGGCTGGCAGAACTACGCGCTGTCGGACGGCCGCGGGCATTACATCCACAACCGCGCCGGGGCGCGGAAGGTCGATCCAAGCTTGGGACCGATTTCGACCGCCTGCGGTGTCCTCGGACGAACCGGCCTCACTGCCTACTTCTCGATCGTGCGCGACCTGATGCCCAAGCCAGGCGAAACCATGTTGATCTCGACGGCGGCCGGTGCGGTGGGGTCGCTCGCCGTGCAAATCGCCAAGATCATGGGCGCGCGGGTCGTCGGTCTGACTTCCACGGACGAGAAATGCGATTGGATCCGAGGGCTCGGCTGCGATGAAGCGATCAACTACAAGGCCGTCAACAATCTCGCTACCGCCATCGCCCGCGCGGCCCCAAAGGGCATCGACATGTATTACGACAATGTCGGCGGGCCGATTGCCGAGGCGGCTCTAGGGAATATGAACGACGGCGGCCGGGTAACCCGCGTCGGCGTCTCGGCCAACTACAGCCACGTCAACGACGACGGCAGCCCGTGGACCTGGCCCGGCAACCAACCGATGTTCATCATCCACGACTATGTCGACGCCTATCCGGAAGGGTTGCAGCAGCTCTCGGACTGGATCAAGGACGGCAAATTGACTTACCGCGAGGACGTGATCGACGGCCTGGAGAACGCCATGGGCGGGTGGCTCGACATGATGACCGGCGGCAACCGCGGCAAACGCATCGTCCGGATTGGACCCAACCCGGACGGCATCGACTAGCTACTGCTGCGCGAACCGGTGCTGCGACCGCGATGACGGCGGCCCGGGCGATTTGCTAGACTTGCGCCACACGAATCCAAGGAGTTCGCCATGCATCCCGAACGCGGCGGTCGCAAACGTCCGCCTTCCGTGCGCCACGAGGGACAGCACGCGCTGAGCCCGGCGATGAGCCACGACGATCTGGCCCGTTTCGACTTCGTCATGACGTCATATTTCCATGTCGCCCAGGACATTTATCCCGGCAACAAGCGCGCCTACCAGGCGCGGGTCGAGCCGACCTTCGTCAAACAGCACGGTCACAAACCGGCGACCCGCGCCGAGGTCCGCAAAGCGATGTACGCCGACCCCTACTGGCAAATGTGGAGCTCGCTAAAGCGCGGTAATCAGGAACTTTCCTACGCCGCGCGCAGCCACGTGCTGGCGCACGAATTCGACCGGCTCGAAGCTCTAGCGGCGAAAAAGAAGAGCGCCGGCCTATCGACGCTGCGGCTCAACCCCGGCCTAAAGGTGCCACGCTATGTCACGGCGGTCGACCTGCACTGCATGCCGGGCGGCTACAACGCCGACGACGGCGCCGGTCTGTATGCCGGCGCGATGTACGATACCGCGAGCCTGTACCTCGCGACCGGCGGCGAGTTCGGCAAGTGGAACGACGCCGCGGGCTGGTCGATGGTCAATTGGATCGTGAGCCAATTCCCCGATATCGTGCCGACGCGCATTCTCGATTTGGGTTGCACGGTCGGCCATTCGACCTTGCCGCTGGCGCAGCATTTTCGAAAGGCCGAGGTTCATGCGATCGATGCCTGCGCGCCGCTGCTACGGTTCGCCAAGGATCGCGCGGACTCCCTCGGCGTCGCGGTGCATTTCTCCCAACAGAACGCCGAGACCACCGATTTCCCGGACAATCATTTTGACGTTGTCACCAGTGCGATGTTTCTACACGAGGTGCCGCAAAAATCGATGCGGCGCGTCGCCAAGGAAATTCACCGCATCCTAAAACCCGGCGGGCTCATGCTCCACGCAGAACAACCGCAGTATCATGGCCAGTCCCCCGAAGAGCAGTTTCTGCGCGAGTGGGATACACGGTTCAACAACGAGCCGTTCCGCTGCGCCTTTCGCGATATGGATCTCGTCGAACTCGCGACCGGCGCGGGTTTTCCGGCCGCCGGTGTAGACCGTGAAATGGGACCGGGGTGCGCCATGGGCAAACGCGGGATTGAGGTGCGCGGACCCGGCCTGTGGCTTTTCTATACCGCCCGCAAAGCCCGTTAACGCACTGACGAAGATAACAAAATCCCGCCCATGCCGACGGGGCCGGGGTTAGTGGAATCATGGTAGACTCGCCGATCTAGAAGCGTGCCCAAGCATGCCGGGAAGGGAGAGAAACATGACCAACGCGCGCCGTATTGTGCCCGACGTGATCGGCGATCAGACGCTGGTCGCGCTGACCGCAACCGATCATGTACGCGATGCCGCACGGTTGATGAAGAATCGCCACGTCGGATCGGTCTTGGTGATGAATGGCGATGTACTGGAAGGAATCTTCACAGAGCGCGACATGGTGTACCGCGTCGTCGCCGATGGACTAGACCCCGATCTGACCCCGCTGTCCAAAGTGATGACCCGCGACCCCGACACGATCGACGCCGGCGCGTCTGCGCTGGAAGCGCTGCGCACGATGAACGCGCGCGGCTACCGCCATCTTCCGGTGATGAAAAACGGTCGGGTCGTCGGTATCGTGTCGAGTCGCGATTTCTACGGCGAGGAAAAAGCGGAAGAAGAAAACGCGGCAACGACAGGCGTCGGAGCGACGACGCCGGTCCGCAACTAAAGCCTGTCCGCGACGGACAAAGAAAAAGGCCGGGAAAATCCCGGCCTTCGTTCTTTGTCGAGAGTCGCGCCAGTTACTTCCACGCCGCGAAGAAAAACCACTCGCCCTTCTCCGGCACATGCATTGTCCCATCTTGCTGCGGCACGACGAAGGGCGCGAACACCTGTTCCACCTTGTTCGGCGCGAACCCGCCTTTAACGGCCACGTCGGCAAGATCCATGTCGTGCATGGGGCCCCAGAACGGCTCGTTGTTGTTGTGGGTATCCCAATCCATTTCGAATTGGCGCCACGCGCTATCCATCATGGCGAAGGGCGGTTGTTCCACGTGTAACATCAAGCCGCCCGGACGTAGAACCCGGTGGGCCTCTTCGGCGATCTTGTAGACCGCCTTATGCGACGTTTCATGCAGGAACATCGACGATACGACGAGATCGAAGGAGTTGTCGGGGAACTTGGTATCCTCGGCGAGGCCTTGCCAAAAATGCACCGAGCGGCCGAGCGATTCCGCACGGCCATGGGCGTAGCGCAGCAGCGGCGCAGAAAAATCGAGGCCGTGGATTTCGGCGTCGGGCCACGCATCGGTATAGGCCAGTGTCGAATGCCCTACTGTGCAGCCGATATCGAGCACGCTGCGCGGCGCAAAACCGGGGTGCTTGTGGTCGAGCCAATGCACCACCGACCAGCCAGGCCCATCGTTATAGGGTCCCATCTTACCGCCGGTCCCCATGTAAAGACCGCCCAGGTCATAGAGCGCGCCCGCGAAGACGTCCCCCTCCTGGGCCTCGGCATGGTAGCTGCCCGGCATCCAGTGCATGTCCATCGCGCTCTGATAACGCGGCACCGCAACCTCGTTGTCGAGATGCAGCGTACCGAACGCCGGGTTGGCAACGTGCGCTTTGTCGATCAGCGCGTCGATCTGACGTTCGATGATCGGGATTTTGTGCTGGCTGCCCATTTCCTGCTGGTGGCGGCGCATACAGGCCCACCACTGATAGGCCGGATCTTCGAGCATGGCGCGGCGCACTTCGTGGCGATCCTTGGGGGCGCGCCCCAGGTTGCGTTTGAGCGCGGGCTCGACCCGACCGTCGTAGATCGTCTTGTTCTGAGACTGCACGTTTTCGCGCAGGTGGCGCGAGAATGCCATTTGATAATTTAGCCGCGCTTCGTCGTCGGCATCGAGTTCGGCCATGACGCCGTGACGACCGAGGCCGGAAATCGACGTTTGCGGCGCATTGATATCGGTGGACGCCATGGGATGTTCCTTTCGCGAAAGCGCGTTGTGCGGAACGCACAGTTTAGCAGAATGCCGCCGGTGCGTCGAAAGCCGCGGAAATGCAGGGGTCTTACGCCCTATCTACCAGGGTATTTCGGCCTTTTTATTGAAGAACTTGCCGGTCAACCCGGCATCCGCCTCGGCGGCGAGCCACACAGGGGTTTGCGCGCCCTCGTCGACATCGATCATGGCGAACTTGGATCCCATGTCCGTTCTGACCCAACCGGGGCAACAGCAATTGATCGAAATGCCGCGCGCCTTCAGCCCCGCCGCAAGACTGGCCGTCAGACCATTGAGACCGGTCTTGGATAGCCGGTACCCGATCATGTTGGAATCGGCCCATGCGAATTGACCCATTTGCGAGGACATGTTGACGATCCGCCCGCCCGCCCGGATATGCGGGACCAGGGTTTGGATGACCCGCAGCGGACCCAGCAGGTTGGTCTCGAAGATCGAGCGCACGATATCGATCTCGACGTCCAGGGCATCCGTCTCGATGTTCTCGGAATCGCCATAGATGCGTTCCAGCAGGATGCCCGCGTTGTTCACCAGCACGTCGATCTTTCCGTAGGTTCCTTCGACCCATGTTCCGAAGGCGCGAGCGCTGGCCGCGTCGGTGATATCGAGGACATGGCCCTCGACGTCGAGGGCCGCGCCGCGCAGATCGCCCACGGCGGCATCGACCTTGGCTGCATCGCGCCCAGCCATCACGACATGGAAGCCGTGGTCCCGGGCGAGTTGCCGGCAAATCTCAAACCCGATGCCGCGATTGGCGCCGGTGACGGCGGCGATCTTTTTGTCTGTGGTTTCAGTCATGGCTTTCTTCTCTGCATGGTCCTGATGGTCCTGGGCGTGGCGGCTATTCGGCGATCTTTGCCGCCCACGGCGCACCGACTTTCTTTTGTTCGTCGGTCGGAATGGCGAGGCCGCGTTGAACCGCCGGGCGCGCCGCGATGGTCTCCATCCAACGATTGAGGTGGGGCAGGCCCTCGATCGAGACGCCTGAAAACTCGAACACCCGGACCCAACCGAAGCAGGCAATGTCGGCGATTGAGTAGTCGCCCGCGAGATAGGGGTTGTCAGAAAGCCGAGCCTCCATCACTTCGAAAATCCGCCGGGTCTCGTTGACGTACCGCTCGATCGCCTTGGGCGTCTTTTCTTCCTGCCGGTTCCACCACCCGGCTTGGCCCTGCATTGGGCCAAGGCCGCCCATCTGGAACATCAGCCACTGGATGACGGTCGAGCGGCCCTTGGCGTCCGACGGCAACAGCTTGCCGGATTTCTCGGCGAGATAGATCAGGATCGCGCCGGATTCGAAAACGGTGAAGTCGCCGTTGTCGCGGTCGACAATCGCTGGGATCTTGCCGTTCGGGTTGATCTTGCGGAACTCGGGGTGGTGCTGATCGCCGTCCATGATGTTGATGGCCGTAACGCGGTAGGGCAGCGCCATTTCTTCCAGTGCGATCGAGGCTTTGACGCCGTTGGGCGTTCCTAGGGTGTAGAGATCGATCATGTCGGTCCTCGGGTTGGGCGAATCGTGTCGCCGCGTTTCGTCGGGGTTGTCCCATGTGCTAAAGGTCGCCCCAACGGAAAACAAGCCGGAGACCGGCCATGGCCGATGTGAAGATTGGAATTGCGGGCTGCGCCGGGCGGATGGGGCAAACACTTTTGCGTCAGGTCGCCGCCACACCCGGTTGCGCCGTCGCCGGCGGTAGCGAAGCACCGGGGAGCGTGGCGATCGGCCAAGATGTCGGTACCTCGGCCGGGTTGCCGGTTGTCGGCGTCGGCGTTGTCGATAACGCCGACGCGTTGTTCGCGACCTGCGATGCGGTGCTGGACTTCACCGCACCTGCGGCAACCGTCGCCCACGCCCGCACCGCCGCCGCGCAGGGCAAGATTCTGATCGCCGGGACCACCGGCATGGGCGCGGCCGACGAAACGGCCCTGCGCGACGCCGCGCAGCGCACGGCTATTGTTTATGCCGCCAACATGAGCGTCGGCGTCAACGTGCTGGCCCAGGTGGTTAAGCAAGTCGCGGCGTTACTCGGGCCGGATGCCTTCGATATCGAGGTCGTCGAAATGCATCACCGCAACAAGGTCGATGCACCGTCGGGCACCGCCTTGCTGCTGGGCCGCGCCGCTGCGCAAGGGCGCGACGTCGATCTCGATGCCGTGGCCGACCGCGGCCGCGACGGCATCACCGGCCCGCGTCAAACTGGGCACATCGGTTTTGCCAGCCTGCGCGGCGGCAGCGTGCCCGGCGATCACACGGTCATCTTCGCTAGCGACAGCGAACGCCTGGAACTTACCCACCGGGCGCAGGACCGTTCGCTCTTTGCCGCCGGCGCCGTGCGCGCTGCATTGTGGGCAGTGGGCAAGCCCGCCGGTCTCTACGACATGACGGATGTGTTGGGGCTGAAGGACTGACGCACCGTTACGCAGCGCGCAGCATCAGCAGGATCGCCACGAAATGCGTGGCGCTGCCAGCCAGCACGAAGACGTGCCAGATCGCATTGTTGATTTTGAACCGGGGCCAATGAAAAAAAGCGAGCCCCGCCGTATAGGCGATGCCGCCGACCCCAAGCAGGCCCAGCGGCCATGGTTCGAGCGTCTGCACCAGCGGGACGATCCAGGCGACCCCGGCCCACCCCAGCGCGACATAGACGAGCGAGCTGAACCGGTGTAAGCGGCGCACCATGAACAAACGCAGTGCGATACCGCCGAACGCCGCCGCCCAAACCAAGCCGAGAAGAAGCGCGCCGCGGTGATCCCAGAGCGGCATCGCTGCGACCGTGGTCACGGTACCCGCAATCAACAGATAAATCGCGCTGTGATCCATCGCATGGAAAATGCGCCGGGCGCGCGGATTCTGCGTCCAATGATAAAGCGACGATGCGAGGTAGGAGGCGAGGAGTGTTGCGCCGTAAATCAGCGCGGCACCGACGGGACGGACGCCCGAATTCCACGGCATGAGGATTAGGAGAGTCGAGACGGCGGCCACCGCAAGGGCAAGGCCGACAAAAGGGATAAGCGAATCCCAGCGGCCAAGGAACCCGAACGGTTCGAACTCGGCGGCGGGTGGCGAGGGGGCGCGAGGCCCCCTCAACCCTTTGGTCTTAGTCGACAACCCGGAGATTGGCGGCGGACGTCTTACCGTCGCGGCCGGATTCCAGATCGTACTCAAGGCGTTGGCCTTCGCTGACATGCGAAAGGCCGGCGCGTTCGAGCGCGGAGATGTGCAAGAAACTATCCTTGCCGCCGTCTTCGGGGGCAATGAAGCCGTAACCCTTGGTCGCGTTGAACCACTTAACGGTTCCGATCATGTGTATTTCCAGTTCTTCATAAAGTTATAGAACGGCGCACCCGCAGGTGTGCCGGGTCTCAGTTCAACGATTTCCGTGGGGTATGACGTCAAGTCGGCGTGGACAGTTCGAGATACGCCGGGTCGTCGCAGGTCTGATGGGGGACATATGGCCCCGGTGGCACCGATTAGCAAGCGGTTTCGATCCGCAGGGGCAATGTCGCGCAGGAAACCGGCCAAATCGCGCCGATCCACGGCAGAATCCCGCATTTCTATAGGGTCCGTACGGATTCCTAGCATTTCCGTTAAACGCGATATTTCAGAATGATGACCGGTCGAATTTCCGCGATATCGACTCGCCGCGGCGCGCCCCTGACCTCTCCCGTCCGCCCGCAGAACCCGGTCGGCACGCGTAGGCAGTTCTAAAGTGGCACGCCTCTCACGCAGCGGCTTCGCCCTTGGCGCCGTATTCGCTACGGCAAGCGCTCTCCTAATCGGCGCGGCGGCGATCAACAACCTCCGGTTCGAAAGCCGCGCTCTGACGGCCCATTTCGAAGAAGCCGCAGTGCGCACGATCGCCGGCATTGCCGCCGGCTTAGGAGCGGCGCCGGGCAATGTTGCCAGTTCCATCGCCGCTTATGTGGCCGAAGCACCCGATATTGTGGGGGTCACAATTCTAAACGGCGACGGGACAATTCGGCTCGCCGCCGGCGACGCCCAAGCGCCGTCCGAACAGACGTTTAGTGTCGAGCGCGCGATGGCCGACGGCGGCGCACCAGGCCTTGTTAGGGTAACGTTCGACCGAGCCTTCCTTGACGCCGACATCGCCCGTGTCCGATCGGGCACCTATCAGCGGGCGCCGATCGTGTGGGCGGGCATCATGGTTCTGGTCATTGCGCTGCTGGCCTACCGCGAACGAACGCGCCGAGTAACGGGCGACAATCGTCGACTCCATGACGAGATTCTGCGCCGCAGCGAGGCTGAGGCGCGCGAGCGTTCGATTAGAGTGCGCTTGGAGGACATCGCTGCACTGACTAGCGATTTCTACTGGGAGACAGACGCCAACGGAATCGTACGCTACGTTTCGGATCGGTTCCGCACGGTCACCGGAGTACTCGACGAGTTCGTGGTTGGCAAACCTATTGGTGAAGGCCGCTGGCAGTCGACCCCGGAAACGCGCGCCAATATCGCCGCCATCTTAGACGAGCGGCAGACTATTCGGGACTCACAATTCCACTACACCGACACCAAAGGAAGGATACGGGTGATTGCCGCTTCGGCGGCGCCGCGCTTCGATAGCGACGGCGTCTATATCGGCCACCGCGGGACGTCCCGTGACGTCACACCGCAAGCCGAAACAGCCCAACGAGTTGCAGAAAGCGAGGAGCGCTTCCGCAGCATTGCCGAGATGTCGGCCGATCTGTTCTGGGAAACCGACGCTGAGGGTCGCATCACCTTTTTCGTCAACCGGTCGGGCAGTCGTTTGGCGTTGGCGCCCGATGTGTACATGGGGACAAAGTTTTTAGATCTCGTTCGCGAGGTCTCGCCCCATTCCGCAATCGAACTCGAACAGATCATGGCAAAACGCCAGTCCTTTTCCGGTCTGCGCCAGGATGGCGTTTCGTTGGACGGCGCACCGCGCCACTTGGTGGCCAACGGACGGCCCATATTCGGGTTGAACGGTACCTATCTCGGCTACCGCGGCGGCACCCGTGACGTTACCGATTTAGTCGAGGCCGAGAAAAGAGCTGCGCGAAGTGCCAGACAGATTAGAGCCTTCTTCGACAACGCGCCGGCGGCAATCATCATCAAGAACCGTGACCTGCAGATCACCCATGTAAATGGAACCTACGAGACCTGGTCGGGCCGTGCGCTGGATACCGTCTTAGGAAAGACCTCGCCGGAGATCCACAGCGACAGCCCACAGGCGCGCGCCTACCATTCCATCGATCAAGAAATCCTTGCAACGGGGCGCGCCCACCGTGACGAAGACTCCTTTACCTTCGGCGACGGCACGAAACGATCGATCGCCAGCGTCCGGTTTCCGATTCTTGACGATGACGGCGAGCCGACGGGGATCGGTGTGTTCCTCACCGACATCACCGATCAGCACAAAGCCCAAGAGCGCGCCGCCGAAATTTCCGCCCAACTGCAGCAGTTCCTGGATAACTCACCGTCGGCCATTGCCATCAAAGAAGTCGACGGTCGTTTTTCCCAAGTCAATCCGGCCTGGTGCACGCTGTTAGGCAAATCGGCGCAGGAGGTGATCGGCAAGACGAACAGCGATATTTTCCCAAATGGCCCGGCGCAAGGGTGGCTTCGCACGCAAGACAAGAAGGTTGTCGATGCCGTGGGACCGATCGAGAGCGAAGCCGAAATCCTCGCAGGCGACGGCGCGATGCGGCGGATTTCTTCGGTACGCTACCCTTTGCGAGATAAGAGCGGCAGGGTCACCCATATCGCATCGATCAGCACAGACATCACACAGGCCCGCAATGCCGAGGAGCGGTTACGCCAAGCACACCGGATGGAAGCGATCGGTCAGCTCACCGGTGGGGTTGCGCACGACTTCAACAATTTGCTGACCGTCGCCCAGGGAAACCTGGAGCTGCTTGAGCTGTCATTGACCGACGCCGGTCAGCGACAACGACTCGAAGCGGCGATTCGGGCGGTGAAGCGCGGCGGTTCGCTGACCCAACAACTTCTGTCGTTCGCCCGAAAGCAAACCCTAGCGCCGACATCGATCTCTGTAGCCGAAGCTGTAAACCAGATCGGTGCCATGATCGGTCGGGTGTTGCGCGCTAATATTGTCCTTCAGGTTGAAATAGCCAACGATCTTCCGCCGATCCAAGCCGATCCGGCACAGCTAGAGTCGGCTTTACTCAATCTCGCGCTCAACGCACAAGATGCGATGCCCCGGGGCGGTCACCTGACGCTTCGCGCCGATCGCGACGAGACCAATCCCAGTCTGGTAAACCTAAGTGTCGCCGATACGGGCACCGGCATCGCCGAAGCGATTCGAGAGCGTGTCCTGGAACCCTTCTTTACAACGAAGAGCGTTGGCGAGGGTTCGGGCTTAGGTCTCAGCATGGTGTACGGATTTGTCCAGCAAAGCGGCGGCTATCTAGAAATCCAGAGCGAGGTCGGTCGCGGCACTGAAATCGTCCTCTCGATGCCGGTCGCGAGGTCGCCGATCGAGGTTGAGGGGTCGGACAAACCGCTTGTAGCCGGGAAAGGACGCGTCCTCTTCGTCGAAGACGATCCGGACCTGCGAGACATGGCGGAACAAATGATCCGCGCCCTTGGCTATGTCGTGGAATCGGTCCCCGATGCCGACACGGCTGCGCGGCGTCTGATTCAGAAAACCCCCTTTGACATTCTTCTTACCGACCTAGTTCTCCCGGGAAATACCAACGGCCACCAGCTGGCCGAGTTTGCGCGCGGCATCCGCCCGACCATGCATATCGTCGTCACATCGGGTTATGCCGATTCCGTCCTCAAAGAGGAAGGCGACCTGCCGGCTGGCAGCATCTTTCTACCCAAGCCCTTTCGGATGTCGGCGCTTTCCCAAGTTCTTCACGCAGAAACACCTGTCGCTAGTACCAACACCGAGGCACGCAGCGAGTAGTTCGTGCGTTTTCGGCTCGTTCGTGCGCATATGGGGCAAAGGGGCCCAGGTCTGCAGTGCACCTCGGGTCAAACACCTCCAATCAAAGGCATCTCGATTGACCGAAGCGACGACCGCCAAGCATGG includes the following:
- a CDS encoding NADP-dependent oxidoreductase; the encoded protein is MDKDVSEVLKQVSPIPATERHRRWLLKRHPIGDPGPDDFLYVEDVVPMPPPGEMLVRCIWLSLDPFQRLTWNATPRNAQIVPLYGTLLGDIVGEVVLSNHPGFKKGDIINEVLGWQNYALSDGRGHYIHNRAGARKVDPSLGPISTACGVLGRTGLTAYFSIVRDLMPKPGETMLISTAAGAVGSLAVQIAKIMGARVVGLTSTDEKCDWIRGLGCDEAINYKAVNNLATAIARAAPKGIDMYYDNVGGPIAEAALGNMNDGGRVTRVGVSANYSHVNDDGSPWTWPGNQPMFIIHDYVDAYPEGLQQLSDWIKDGKLTYREDVIDGLENAMGGWLDMMTGGNRGKRIVRIGPNPDGID
- a CDS encoding class I SAM-dependent methyltransferase, translating into MHPERGGRKRPPSVRHEGQHALSPAMSHDDLARFDFVMTSYFHVAQDIYPGNKRAYQARVEPTFVKQHGHKPATRAEVRKAMYADPYWQMWSSLKRGNQELSYAARSHVLAHEFDRLEALAAKKKSAGLSTLRLNPGLKVPRYVTAVDLHCMPGGYNADDGAGLYAGAMYDTASLYLATGGEFGKWNDAAGWSMVNWIVSQFPDIVPTRILDLGCTVGHSTLPLAQHFRKAEVHAIDACAPLLRFAKDRADSLGVAVHFSQQNAETTDFPDNHFDVVTSAMFLHEVPQKSMRRVAKEIHRILKPGGLMLHAEQPQYHGQSPEEQFLREWDTRFNNEPFRCAFRDMDLVELATGAGFPAAGVDREMGPGCAMGKRGIEVRGPGLWLFYTARKAR
- a CDS encoding CBS domain-containing protein: MTNARRIVPDVIGDQTLVALTATDHVRDAARLMKNRHVGSVLVMNGDVLEGIFTERDMVYRVVADGLDPDLTPLSKVMTRDPDTIDAGASALEALRTMNARGYRHLPVMKNGRVVGIVSSRDFYGEEKAEEENAATTGVGATTPVRN
- a CDS encoding class I SAM-dependent methyltransferase, with protein sequence MASTDINAPQTSISGLGRHGVMAELDADDEARLNYQMAFSRHLRENVQSQNKTIYDGRVEPALKRNLGRAPKDRHEVRRAMLEDPAYQWWACMRRHQQEMGSQHKIPIIERQIDALIDKAHVANPAFGTLHLDNEVAVPRYQSAMDMHWMPGSYHAEAQEGDVFAGALYDLGGLYMGTGGKMGPYNDGPGWSVVHWLDHKHPGFAPRSVLDIGCTVGHSTLAYTDAWPDAEIHGLDFSAPLLRYAHGRAESLGRSVHFWQGLAEDTKFPDNSFDLVVSSMFLHETSHKAVYKIAEEAHRVLRPGGLMLHVEQPPFAMMDSAWRQFEMDWDTHNNNEPFWGPMHDMDLADVAVKGGFAPNKVEQVFAPFVVPQQDGTMHVPEKGEWFFFAAWK
- a CDS encoding SDR family oxidoreductase, with translation MTETTDKKIAAVTGANRGIGFEICRQLARDHGFHVVMAGRDAAKVDAAVGDLRGAALDVEGHVLDITDAASARAFGTWVEGTYGKIDVLVNNAGILLERIYGDSENIETDALDVEIDIVRSIFETNLLGPLRVIQTLVPHIRAGGRIVNMSSQMGQFAWADSNMIGYRLSKTGLNGLTASLAAGLKARGISINCCCPGWVRTDMGSKFAMIDVDEGAQTPVWLAAEADAGLTGKFFNKKAEIPW
- a CDS encoding glutathione binding-like protein → MIDLYTLGTPNGVKASIALEEMALPYRVTAINIMDGDQHHPEFRKINPNGKIPAIVDRDNGDFTVFESGAILIYLAEKSGKLLPSDAKGRSTVIQWLMFQMGGLGPMQGQAGWWNRQEEKTPKAIERYVNETRRIFEVMEARLSDNPYLAGDYSIADIACFGWVRVFEFSGVSIEGLPHLNRWMETIAARPAVQRGLAIPTDEQKKVGAPWAAKIAE
- the dapB gene encoding 4-hydroxy-tetrahydrodipicolinate reductase, with protein sequence MKIGIAGCAGRMGQTLLRQVAATPGCAVAGGSEAPGSVAIGQDVGTSAGLPVVGVGVVDNADALFATCDAVLDFTAPAATVAHARTAAAQGKILIAGTTGMGAADETALRDAAQRTAIVYAANMSVGVNVLAQVVKQVAALLGPDAFDIEVVEMHHRNKVDAPSGTALLLGRAAAQGRDVDLDAVADRGRDGITGPRQTGHIGFASLRGGSVPGDHTVIFASDSERLELTHRAQDRSLFAAGAVRAALWAVGKPAGLYDMTDVLGLKD
- a CDS encoding hemolysin III family protein; the encoded protein is MRGPRAPSPPAAEFEPFGFLGRWDSLIPFVGLALAVAAVSTLLILMPWNSGVRPVGAALIYGATLLASYLASSLYHWTQNPRARRIFHAMDHSAIYLLIAGTVTTVAAMPLWDHRGALLLGLVWAAAFGGIALRLFMVRRLHRFSSLVYVALGWAGVAWIVPLVQTLEPWPLGLLGVGGIAYTAGLAFFHWPRFKINNAIWHVFVLAGSATHFVAILLMLRAA
- a CDS encoding cold-shock protein, which produces MIGTVKWFNATKGYGFIAPEDGGKDSFLHISALERAGLSHVSEGQRLEYDLESGRDGKTSAANLRVVD
- a CDS encoding PAS domain-containing protein; protein product: MARLSRSGFALGAVFATASALLIGAAAINNLRFESRALTAHFEEAAVRTIAGIAAGLGAAPGNVASSIAAYVAEAPDIVGVTILNGDGTIRLAAGDAQAPSEQTFSVERAMADGGAPGLVRVTFDRAFLDADIARVRSGTYQRAPIVWAGIMVLVIALLAYRERTRRVTGDNRRLHDEILRRSEAEARERSIRVRLEDIAALTSDFYWETDANGIVRYVSDRFRTVTGVLDEFVVGKPIGEGRWQSTPETRANIAAILDERQTIRDSQFHYTDTKGRIRVIAASAAPRFDSDGVYIGHRGTSRDVTPQAETAQRVAESEERFRSIAEMSADLFWETDAEGRITFFVNRSGSRLALAPDVYMGTKFLDLVREVSPHSAIELEQIMAKRQSFSGLRQDGVSLDGAPRHLVANGRPIFGLNGTYLGYRGGTRDVTDLVEAEKRAARSARQIRAFFDNAPAAIIIKNRDLQITHVNGTYETWSGRALDTVLGKTSPEIHSDSPQARAYHSIDQEILATGRAHRDEDSFTFGDGTKRSIASVRFPILDDDGEPTGIGVFLTDITDQHKAQERAAEISAQLQQFLDNSPSAIAIKEVDGRFSQVNPAWCTLLGKSAQEVIGKTNSDIFPNGPAQGWLRTQDKKVVDAVGPIESEAEILAGDGAMRRISSVRYPLRDKSGRVTHIASISTDITQARNAEERLRQAHRMEAIGQLTGGVAHDFNNLLTVAQGNLELLELSLTDAGQRQRLEAAIRAVKRGGSLTQQLLSFARKQTLAPTSISVAEAVNQIGAMIGRVLRANIVLQVEIANDLPPIQADPAQLESALLNLALNAQDAMPRGGHLTLRADRDETNPSLVNLSVADTGTGIAEAIRERVLEPFFTTKSVGEGSGLGLSMVYGFVQQSGGYLEIQSEVGRGTEIVLSMPVARSPIEVEGSDKPLVAGKGRVLFVEDDPDLRDMAEQMIRALGYVVESVPDADTAARRLIQKTPFDILLTDLVLPGNTNGHQLAEFARGIRPTMHIVVTSGYADSVLKEEGDLPAGSIFLPKPFRMSALSQVLHAETPVASTNTEARSE